Within Runella rosea, the genomic segment CCCGTGGAATATCATTGCCTATCCATTGAAACGGTGCATTAGCATTGGCTTTCAGCAATACGTTGTTGCAATTGGCGATGGTAAATTCAGGATTTGCATTTAAAAATTCAACATCAAGTTCCTCGGACCTGATGGTGTCTTTGTTGCAACTGCCTACTTCATTTACAATGACCTGATAGCTACCCGATTGGGCTGGTGTGATACTTGTTTGAGTAGCTCTATGTATTGGTTTTCCATCCAAAAACCACTGATAATGCCAATTACCGACCCTGGGAGCAATATCTGCCTTCAAAGTTATGTCCTTGCAAGTTTTTCCAACACTACGAGATATAAATACCCTTGGTTGGGTGTTGAAAGGCGCAGAAATGAAGTTAGGAAGGCCAATGCCGCTTTTTTTGCCACCTAAACTGACCCCGTCCTTGATAAATCCGCACTCCGTGCCTTTGAGGGTTGGATTGTTGATAACAGCCAGATGATTATGTCCGTTGATGGCTACATAAATTTTATTATCAGGCCCCAATTGTAATGCTCCAAAGTAAGAATCCGCGATTTTTCCTACTGATGTCTTGGATTGCAGTACAGCCGAAGCAGAACCAGCAGTGATGTCAAACTGATATATTTGTTTACCATCTACAAGGGTCCCCGCCATGTAGAGATAGTGGTTGTCGGCCGAAAACTCCAACCCATACGTGGGGTGAAATTCGGGATGACGTATCAGCATTTGATTTGATACGATGCCCGTATTTGGGTTAAAATCAAAGAGTTCAAACGAATCACTGAACAATGCAATGGCGATTTTTTGACCGTTGGGAGACGCTTTTAAATGTCCCGCAGGGCCTTTTCGGGCGCCAATTTTACTTTCGATGAATTTTCGATTTATGCCTTCTTTCGTCAATTTAAAAGCTTTGAATGAATTAGTACCGAGTTCATTCGCTAAAATCCAATAATCTATAGAATTACAATGTTTTATAACCGTCAGACCTTCTGATGAATTGGTAAGTAGGATATTGTTTTTTGAAACAAGACCTCCTAGCCCTTCATTTAATTGCATATCTACAATAGAATACTGTAATATTTTCTCGCCTCCCGAAAAATCAATCGAAAAAACATAGTAAATATTGTCCTCTTCGGGTAGCGGTACGATGGTTGCCGATTGGGTAGTGGAACTGTGCCCCCCTAAATCTACCGCTCCTGGAACAACCAGGTGTTTTTTATTGCGGATTGTACTTCCATCGGTATAAAACAACAAATTTCCATTGTTGTCGCTGATACTTGCGCAACCTTCCCACGTGCTTATTATTCCCCCTGACAATGGCTTGGGAGTGCCATCCATAAAGCTGATTCCTGCATTGTACCCAAAATACCAATTAGCTGCCCACTTTTTGGGTTGGGCAATTAAGAAAGAGGTACTCAGAAGAAAAAAGTAGGGGATAAAAAATATCCCTTTCAGCATATTGTGAAAGGTCTATTAATGTAAAATGGCGTTTCTGTCCTTCGAAAAGGCACAGGAATTGTGCGTAACGGAAGCGGGTTCGTTAGGTTTTTCATGATAATAAATTTTCAAAATAGGGTAAATTGATATATAAATATACCAAAAGGTTTTGCAAAAGTTTATATAAATAATCAGATATGCAACACTTTAGCTGTAAAATATCGTAAGAGTATATAATTTTTTTTTAAATGGATATACTTACGAACAAAATAGGATGAAAATATGCCTAATGGGAGAGGAAAAGGGGTTTAAAGGTATATATATAATTATATACTTATTGGTTAAATGTAGCTTAAGCAATCGGGATGTTTATTGAAAGTAATTCTTTCTATCTAAGTTTGCAGCCAAACAAACCCATTCAAGAAGAGATGATAAATCGTTATTTTAGTCCCATTTTACTTATTTTAACAATTACTGAATTTTCATTTTCACAAATTTCTACCCCCAAAAAATCGCTTGAATTAGACACATTGTACCTCAATGAAGTCATTGTTTCAGCTTCGCGTACGGCCGAACCCATCATGGAAACGCCCGTCACGGTTGAGCGTGTTTTAGGCACGCAGCTGCAAAAACAACCTTCTTCTGAGTTTATTTCATCCTTATCGCGGCTCAAAGGTGTCGATGTGAGTCAATCAAGTTGGTTGATTACCAGCTTCAGTACGCGGGGTTTTAACAGCTCAAAAGCCGAGCGCGTAATTCAGCTGGCCGATTACGTTGACGTGACCTCTCCCACGGCGTCGTTGTATTACGGAAACTGGGTCGGCATCGGTGAGCTGGACTTAGAAAGTTCAGATATTGTGTTTGGAGCCAACTCGGCGCTTTATGGCTCCAATGCCTTCAACGGTGTGTTGCTGATGCATTCCAAAGACCCTTTTAAGTATCAAGGACTCTCGGCTTCTTTGCGCGGCGGAAACCGTTCGATGATTGACGGACAAATTCGCTACGCTAAAGTGCTTGGAAATAAAGTGGCCCTAAAATTCAACGCCAACTATTTTGAGGCCGACGAATTTTTATCATCCAATGATACCGCCATCAAACGCGTTACTTCGGGCGGTTTGGCTGGCTCAGACCCGGTCAATAATGCGACTGGAAACCCCGCAGGATGGAATGCTGTGAATCGGTACGGTGATGTAGGGACCACGGTCAGTAACCCTGCTTTGACTTCGCTCAACAACAATGCCGCCTACCGCATTTATACCCAAGGCTATACCGAAGCAGCAATGGCCAATTGGTCCGAATCGGCAGGAAATCCGTTTAAATTATTCAATAATGGCAACTACAAAGCGGGAAACTATCGGATCAATCCTTCGCTCCATTGGCAAATCAACGCCAAAGTTCGGGCGGTGTATGAATATAAATTGGCGGTCAGTAACGGTATTTTTCAAAGTACCAGTCGATACGCCCAGCGCGGAATGAAGTATGATGTACATCGCATGGAGTTAAAATCCGATAAATGGTTCATAAGAGCATACACTGTTTTTGATTACGGCGGCAAAGCTTACGATTTGAACTCCCTCGCGGGCGGCCTTCTAAACGCCCCCATGGCTTCAGGAACCCAAGCCAACGGAAGCCGCTACCCTACCTTTGCGTCTAATTACTATTCGCTTTGGAATCAGGTATTTACGGCGGCTCGTACCAACGGGCTTTCGGCTGGGGCGTCGGTTCCGAATGTATTTGCCGCTAATCCAAACGGCGGTACTCCATCGGCTTATACATTGCCGCAGGCCATCGCCGGTGGGCAGAGCATCGAAGCCGCACAGGCATTGGCGTCGCAGTTGGCGGCGGGGGTACAGTTGCCAGTCGGAAGTCCTCATTTTAATCAGCTTCGCGAGCAGATTGTTAGTGGTGTAGGTTTGATTGACGTAAACGGAACCAAGACGGTACGGGGGGCGGCTTTTGCCAATACGGCCCGTTTTTGGGATATAAGCGCCCAGCGCGAATGGACTATAAACAAGCTCAATGTCATAGCGGGGGCCTCGTACCGGACGCATTTGCTGCAATCAGCAGGAACGCTGTTTTCTGACGGGCCTAATTCGCCCATTTCTGCCAACACCAACGATATTCTACGTCGCGACCGCATTGTAAACTGGGATGGTGGGGCGTATGCGCAACTTCGGTATGCCGTATGGCAAAATCGCTTGAAATTGGCGGCAGCGGGTCGTTTTGACCGCTTTCGTAATTTTGGCAGTCGGTTTTCTCCCCGTATTTCGGCCGTGGTATCGTTGGGAGAAAATCGTCAACATAATTTTCGGGTAAACTACGCGCAGGCTTACCGTCAGCCCGCGCAGTTAGATCAATTTATCTACCTTGATTTTGGGACGCTGTTGGTGGCTGGAAATGTTGAAAATGGCTACCAAGGGCTAAACGCTGTTTCAGCATTGCCGAATGGACAAGCAAATCCTGATTTCCTAAAACCTGTTACTATAAAAAAAATTACTCCTGAGCAGGTCAATACGTGGGAAGTTGGCTACAAAGCACAGCTTATCAAAGGGTTATACGTTGATTTGAGTTATTATCGGTCGTGGTACAATGATTTTATTGGTACTCTTCGGTTTTATGGCCGTGAAGATGGCGTAGTACCAACGGGCGCACCGCTGCCAACCGCCAGCGGCGATTTTGCCAAACCCACCACTGACCGTACTCGAGGCCGTTTGATTCAAACGTGGGCCAATGCCGACCGTCAAGTACGCACACAAGGGCTGATGGGAAGTGTTGAGTATTTTTGGCATAAAAAGCTTAACCTGAATGCCAATTATACATGGTCACATATCAATGAAGACGATGTGCCTGGTTTGATTTTGGGCTTTAATACCCCCGCGCATAAAGTGAATATGGGAATCAATGGAGAGCCATTTAAAAATATAACTTACGCGGTCAATTATCGGCACATCAGCGGCTATACGTATTTTATGCCCATTGATGAAGGCTACATTGATGCCTTCGGAACGGTAGATGCGCAGGTAAATTATCGTTTGCCAAAACTAAAAAGTAACTTAAAAATTGGAGGTACTAATTTGTTGAATGCCAATGCCGTGCAGGTATACGGAGCGGCTTCTATTGGCCGCATTGTGTATCTTGGCTGGACGCTTGAAGGCCTATAAGTTGATCTAACGGTTAAAAAAAATATGTTAAATTAGAGCAAGGATATTTGTTTTTTAATGCTTACTAACTGCACAGCGTACAGAAACAATGTCCTTGCCCAATTAATAGTCTTTTTTATCATAAAACAATGTCTTTTATGATTTAACGGTTTGGGGAAATGGGGGGTAGTTTTGTACTTTTGGTAAAACTGCATCTCTCATAACCTCATTTTTAGGATGAAATTGACCAATCAGCTTTCGTATTGGGCTTCTCGCCAGCCGTATCAGGCCATTCCTTTGATTATTGTGATTGAAATTACCAATGTTCTTCTTGGTATCATTGTGGGCAGCGCTATGCTTAAAGGGTGCTCGCCTGCGGTTTTCATGGGGATGATTGCGGGTTTGATTCTACTCAAAGTCATTATTCGTCGTTATGCCGCACTTCGCTTGGTTGATATTACTTCGCAAGCGCGGTTTGTATTTCAGAAACAAGCTTTTTTTTATCTTTTTTGCCTTAACCTCTTTACCTATACCATTGCGGGAGGCATTCTGGGACGCATGACGGCCCATCCTGAAGGAACCGCCGCATTGTACAGCAGCCTCTCGTCTACCTCTGAAACCGTAAGTAGCCGTACCTCAGGGGAGACTAAACTGTCTTTTCGGGAGAAAATGTACCAAAAAATGGCCCGCCGTTCTACCAATTCTGCGGATGGCAACGCGGGTCATCGTGTGGGTTACTTCTTGTTATTTTTATTGGGAGTCGGATTGGCGATTCTTGGGGCTGCCTTATCGTGTAATATCGCCTGTTCGGGTTATGGAGTGGCGGCGGTACTGGTTTTTCTGCTCACAATCGGGGTGCTTGCGGGTGGGTTTTACTTTTTTGGCAGGGGCATAGATCAAAATATGAAACCTTACAAAGACATGACCCGTGACGAGCGAAAACGTGAAGGACGCCGCTATTTAAGAACCTTGGCGGGTACGGTCGGCGCAATGGGATTATTGATGCTTATATCAGCACTGACGAATTAAACAAATATGGATTTTGGCGATGGGGTATTTGATTTGTGGGTAGAAAACCGCCGTTAATAAACCGAAGCGGGCCGTAGGTAAGATTGTGGTTGTGTTATATTGAGCAGGCTGTTATTTTCGGAACAGAGTCGTTATGAGAGTGTAAGTTGTTGATATATAGCTATTGTTGCTCCTGATTTTAACTCTTTTAACCATTTTGACTGTCCGGTCCTTCACATTCATACCTTACTGCTCGCTTGAAAAACAAACGCTATTTCCTCGCCATTATTTGGTTTGTATGCCACCATTGTTGTAAAGCACAATCTGCTGGGTTGGTCTATACAGACATTCATCAATTGATAGAAATTGGTGGTCATGCAAGGTACTTTATTGATAGTACCAACAAACTTTCTCACCTTGATATTGAGAAAATCCCCGACAGTCGGTATGCGAAAATTCCCGATAAAATCATCAATATGGGTTTTTCTCCTTTTCGAATTTGGTTCAAGTTTGATTTGAAAAACAGTACTGATGAAAATCTCTACGCCATTATGTTGGCGCAGGATATTGATTACGTAGATGTGTATGCGGTGGGCGGAGATACCACCTTTTTTTTGGAAACGGGTGCTTTACGACCTTTTGAAAGCCGCTACTTTGCGCTCAACAGCATCGTCCTGAATTTAGGACGTAAGCCCCAAAAACTTTATATAGGGCTTAAAGACATGAATGGATTGATTTCACAGATTGAAGTGGGTGCCATCAGGCCGTTGATGAAAAGAGTGTATCGAGAAACGTCGATCAATTTTTTCGTATTAGGTGTTTTGGCTTTGTCGGCGCTGTTTAGTTTTTTTATGTACCTTTTTTTGAAGGAAAGAACCTATTTTCTCTTTACACTGCACGTTGTTTTTTCTGCGTTGACCTTGCTTTCTTTGGAAGGTTATCTGTTTGATTTTCTTTGGCGAGATATGCCATTTATGAATAATGGCGTCAATTCTAGCCTGATACGTTTATGTACGCTTTTGACGAGTATCGGGTTTTCAGTAGAATTCCTGAACCTTCGGGAAGTGTTGCCCAAACTGCACCGGGTTTTTCAGGTTCTCGGGGTTTTGGCTACTACGGCTGTTTTGACCAAACTAATCGGTATTCAACAAGCAGAAGTGGGTTTTAACATCATGATTTTGATCATATTTGGGTCTTATCTAGCAACGGGAATGTGGCTTTATCGGCGAGGATTTGGCCCCGCTCGATTTTATTTATTAGGTTGGGGTATTTATATTTTTGAAATACTGCTTATCGTTTTTACCCTCTTTAATGTCCTTACCTTTGAGCATTTTTATACTTATTATGGCTATCACATTGGTGTAATATTCCAAACTGCGTTGCTCACTTTTGCGTTGATGGATCGTATCAATACCCTTCGTCGTGAAAACTTAGAAGCCCGGGAGTTGGCTATGCAGCGGTTGACTGAAAATGAACGCTTGATGGCCGAACAGACCGTATTGCTGGAAAAGGAACTTGAGCAGCAGCCCGTTGCCAATAATGACCTCCAAAAACTCCTCAAACTCATGCGCGATGAGCGGGAAAAAATAAAAAAGATTCCCATCGCAACCCTCGAAGGCGTTTTACTTTTTCCGGTGGCAGATATTGTACGTATAGAGGCAATGGGTAGTTATGCCAATGTCCATTTTTTCAATCATCAGAAAATGGTCGCCTCACGCTCTTTGGCTGAGTTTGAACAACAATTGAGTGAATACGATAATTTCTTCAAAGTCCATAAGTCGCACATCATTAATCTCAACTTCGTTACTAAATACGTAAGGGGCGACGGAGGCATTGTATTCATGCAAGATGGCAGCGAAGTGGACGTAGCACGTCGGGTGAAACCTGATTTTTTGCGGGCGATGGGGCTCGAAAACTAGTTATTTTCTGCCGAAGATAAACCGATATCTGCCGTTAAGAAATTGACCAAGGAAGTCTATTCATTCAACTAGCATCTTTGTCTTAACAAAGCGCAGTCGCTATTCTAATACATTAACCCTCAACCTTATTGTGTATGCCTTTAGAACGACTTTTTCGATTTTCACTGGGGCTGTATACCCTTGATGTTACAACAAAATCCGAGAATAATTTTGCGGGGATGTCACTCGGATTTGGGGCTTTCAGTTTGTTTTTAATTATCATGGGTTTACTGGTCAAATCTCCGCTTTTATTTCCTGCGGCCATTGTTGGAGGCATCCTCTCCATTGGATTAGGCATAGGAGGGATAAGGAGACGGGCCCAATTATTAACCTCAAAATACCGCGATTTTGCCGAAAAAGAGTTGCTTCGACTTGGAAAAAAGCGGTCTTGGCTAGGTATTGTTTTAGGCATAATTAGTCTTTGCCTTGGTCTATATTTCTATTGATGTTTCATCGTTTCAACCCTTCAAAGCAATGGAAGACTTACCCGTTTCTACGCAGAATATTTATACGCTGCTCACGCCCCTTGCGTTATTTTTTATCGTTGTGGAAGTTGGTTTATGTTTCTACTACAAAAAGAATCTCATTACTTTCGCCGAGGCGATTTCCAACTTCGGGACCGCGTTGGGCAATCAGACCGTCAATGTATTGGTGGCGGCGGGAGTCTACGTTTTGTATGGATATTTATGGGAAAATTATCGGTTGATTGACCATATTCCGATGAATGTGCCCAATTTTTTACTTTTACTTTTGGGCATTGACTTTATCTTTTACTGGGTGCACCGCTGGGGGCACGAAATCAATATCCTCTGGGCTGCTCATTCGCCGCACCACAGTGCGCAGGAAATGAATTTTTTTGTGGCACTGCGGGCAAGTGTGACCCAGCGACTGTTTTCTTTCTTTTTCTTTTGGCCACTTACCATCATTGGTTTCCAACCGTTTGATATTTATATGATGACGGGTATTCACCTGTTTATCTCTTTCTTGCATCATACCGAACTGATTCCCAAGCTGTGGCGCTGGGTGGAGTTTATTTTCACTACGCCTTCGCATCATCGTGTGCATCACGGGGTTAATTTTAGATACTTGGACAAGAACTACGGGGAGTTTCTCATCATTTGGGACCGCTTATTCGGGTCTTTTGAGGAAGAGACCGACAAGGTGATTTATGGCATGTATGGCCAGGCGCAGACTTGGAATCCGATTGTGATTAATTTTCATTATTACAGTATTCTCTGGAAAGATGCCGTGGCCGCCACCGATTGGTGGGATAAAATCAGGATTTGGTTTATGCCTTTGGGATGGAGGCCTGCCAATTTGCCTCCTAAGCCGCCATTACAGGAGATTACGTTACAAAACCAACACCGCATTAGTACGGTGGCTTTCCCTCGTGCCAAAGTGTACCTGATTCTGAGTGCAATATTTGGCAT encodes:
- a CDS encoding TonB-dependent receptor; its protein translation is MINRYFSPILLILTITEFSFSQISTPKKSLELDTLYLNEVIVSASRTAEPIMETPVTVERVLGTQLQKQPSSEFISSLSRLKGVDVSQSSWLITSFSTRGFNSSKAERVIQLADYVDVTSPTASLYYGNWVGIGELDLESSDIVFGANSALYGSNAFNGVLLMHSKDPFKYQGLSASLRGGNRSMIDGQIRYAKVLGNKVALKFNANYFEADEFLSSNDTAIKRVTSGGLAGSDPVNNATGNPAGWNAVNRYGDVGTTVSNPALTSLNNNAAYRIYTQGYTEAAMANWSESAGNPFKLFNNGNYKAGNYRINPSLHWQINAKVRAVYEYKLAVSNGIFQSTSRYAQRGMKYDVHRMELKSDKWFIRAYTVFDYGGKAYDLNSLAGGLLNAPMASGTQANGSRYPTFASNYYSLWNQVFTAARTNGLSAGASVPNVFAANPNGGTPSAYTLPQAIAGGQSIEAAQALASQLAAGVQLPVGSPHFNQLREQIVSGVGLIDVNGTKTVRGAAFANTARFWDISAQREWTINKLNVIAGASYRTHLLQSAGTLFSDGPNSPISANTNDILRRDRIVNWDGGAYAQLRYAVWQNRLKLAAAGRFDRFRNFGSRFSPRISAVVSLGENRQHNFRVNYAQAYRQPAQLDQFIYLDFGTLLVAGNVENGYQGLNAVSALPNGQANPDFLKPVTIKKITPEQVNTWEVGYKAQLIKGLYVDLSYYRSWYNDFIGTLRFYGREDGVVPTGAPLPTASGDFAKPTTDRTRGRLIQTWANADRQVRTQGLMGSVEYFWHKKLNLNANYTWSHINEDDVPGLILGFNTPAHKVNMGINGEPFKNITYAVNYRHISGYTYFMPIDEGYIDAFGTVDAQVNYRLPKLKSNLKIGGTNLLNANAVQVYGAASIGRIVYLGWTLEGL
- a CDS encoding sterol desaturase family protein, producing the protein MEDLPVSTQNIYTLLTPLALFFIVVEVGLCFYYKKNLITFAEAISNFGTALGNQTVNVLVAAGVYVLYGYLWENYRLIDHIPMNVPNFLLLLLGIDFIFYWVHRWGHEINILWAAHSPHHSAQEMNFFVALRASVTQRLFSFFFFWPLTIIGFQPFDIYMMTGIHLFISFLHHTELIPKLWRWVEFIFTTPSHHRVHHGVNFRYLDKNYGEFLIIWDRLFGSFEEETDKVIYGMYGQAQTWNPIVINFHYYSILWKDAVAATDWWDKIRIWFMPLGWRPANLPPKPPLQEITLQNQHRISTVAFPRAKVYLILSAIFGIVLMMLIINPASDWTTLQKMIGSGLLWHLIINWSGILESKRWLLMSEIIRILITAPVLILFTNLIDKPVWMAISIVYHLYCVIWTLRFFRSKS
- a CDS encoding 7TM diverse intracellular signaling domain-containing protein; the protein is MKNKRYFLAIIWFVCHHCCKAQSAGLVYTDIHQLIEIGGHARYFIDSTNKLSHLDIEKIPDSRYAKIPDKIINMGFSPFRIWFKFDLKNSTDENLYAIMLAQDIDYVDVYAVGGDTTFFLETGALRPFESRYFALNSIVLNLGRKPQKLYIGLKDMNGLISQIEVGAIRPLMKRVYRETSINFFVLGVLALSALFSFFMYLFLKERTYFLFTLHVVFSALTLLSLEGYLFDFLWRDMPFMNNGVNSSLIRLCTLLTSIGFSVEFLNLREVLPKLHRVFQVLGVLATTAVLTKLIGIQQAEVGFNIMILIIFGSYLATGMWLYRRGFGPARFYLLGWGIYIFEILLIVFTLFNVLTFEHFYTYYGYHIGVIFQTALLTFALMDRINTLRRENLEARELAMQRLTENERLMAEQTVLLEKELEQQPVANNDLQKLLKLMRDEREKIKKIPIATLEGVLLFPVADIVRIEAMGSYANVHFFNHQKMVASRSLAEFEQQLSEYDNFFKVHKSHIINLNFVTKYVRGDGGIVFMQDGSEVDVARRVKPDFLRAMGLEN
- a CDS encoding gliding motility-associated C-terminal domain-containing protein; this translates as MLKGIFFIPYFFLLSTSFLIAQPKKWAANWYFGYNAGISFMDGTPKPLSGGIISTWEGCASISDNNGNLLFYTDGSTIRNKKHLVVPGAVDLGGHSSTTQSATIVPLPEEDNIYYVFSIDFSGGEKILQYSIVDMQLNEGLGGLVSKNNILLTNSSEGLTVIKHCNSIDYWILANELGTNSFKAFKLTKEGINRKFIESKIGARKGPAGHLKASPNGQKIAIALFSDSFELFDFNPNTGIVSNQMLIRHPEFHPTYGLEFSADNHYLYMAGTLVDGKQIYQFDITAGSASAVLQSKTSVGKIADSYFGALQLGPDNKIYVAINGHNHLAVINNPTLKGTECGFIKDGVSLGGKKSGIGLPNFISAPFNTQPRVFISRSVGKTCKDITLKADIAPRVGNWHYQWFLDGKPIHRATQTSITPAQSGSYQVIVNEVGSCNKDTIRSEELDVEFLNANPEFTIANCNNVLLKANANAPFQWIGNDIPREQESQDTLTVAGYGVQKYRLKMFYSDNTSCFVQKELSVVFPPTQSYKLEKKSLVSCDTLTLIAPISPNWDTYKWKLLDNSTVNANKVTVRQSGQYIVFVENTQTQCVTKDTLNVIIHPSPAMRTNESFCLASSTLELQAGANGENLLYDWAPNSSKNASLIVDKAGSYHVRVTTPQGCSSSRSINVVELQKVTLGSNITICEGDPIELSPTVTNAPNPVSYRWSSGENARTIKPEKSGTYTLTTKQSVCETVDSIKVIINPLPKIKTTETVCLDKEIEAGGLEEDLTYQWQHSGESTPVIAISALGVYKVKITNTFGCTATRNISVNAYCPPHVYAPDAFTPNGDGINDVFSLFVASGQPVCLDIYNRWGQLIKRNENENPGWDGQVDGTLSPEGTYPYVFRYKIRNDNSIHEYRGVVILQR